A genomic window from Silene latifolia isolate original U9 population chromosome Y, ASM4854445v1, whole genome shotgun sequence includes:
- the LOC141628295 gene encoding uncharacterized protein LOC141628295, translating into MGGGHGGREEEEFSESEDSMAEAFQGEPNKYLKVEIPDFHDHLSPYKLRWLNKGAEVRVDKQFLVPFSIGKSYVDEALCDVLPMDACHLLLERTWEFDRDSVHHGKDNTYTFKFSSRKVILAPLPPVLKHIPTPSMLEPSKEVLLINGAEMLQELKEDKDVYVLIAKRVVGEQEKGLPSEVQRLLKTYGDVFPSELPSGLPPLREIEYQIDFIPGATLPNKEAYRSDPKATQELQQQIGELMNKGFVRESLSPCAVPALLVPKKSVMKDVHR; encoded by the exons ATGGGAGGAGGACATGGTGGCCGTGAGGAAGAGGAGTTTTCAGAGTCGGAGGACTCCATGGCCGAGGCATTTCAAGGAGAGCCCAACAAATACTTAAAGGTAGagattcctgattttcatg ACCATCTTAGTCCTTATAAACtaaggtggctcaacaaaggggctgAAGTAAGGGTTGATAAGCAATTCTTGGTTCCATTTTCCATTGGTAAGAGCTATGTAGATGAAGCTCTTTGTGATGTTCTTCCAATGGATGCTTGTCACTTGCTACTTGAGAGAacttgggagtttgatagggacTCCGTTCATCATGGTAAAGACAACACCTACACCTTCAAATTTAGCTCAAGAAAGGTCATCCTAGCACCTTTACCACCTGTTCTCAAGCATATTCCAACACCTTCCATGCTTGAACCATCAAAGGAGGTGTTACTAATCAATGGGGCAGAAATGTTGCAAGAGTTAAAGGAGGATAAAGATGTGTACGTGCTTATAGCCAAGAGAGTGGTAGGAGAACAAGAGAAGGGGCTGCCTAGTGAGGTCCAACGTCTACTCAAGACCTATGGTGATGTGTTTCCAAGTGAGCTTCCTAGTGGCTTGCCTCCTCTTAGAGAAATTGAATAccaaattgatttcattccgggaGCTACTCTACCCAACAAGGAagcctatagaagtgatcctaaagctacTCAAGAATTGCAACAACAAATTGGAGAGCTTATGAACAAGGGCTTTGTGAGGGAAAGCCTTAGCCCTTGTGCCGTTCCAGCTTTACTTGTGCCCAAGAAATCGGTCATGAAGGATGTGCACCGATag